CTGAACCTAAATCAAATGAACTATCACTATGTTTGGATATATTTTTTGGgaggtgaagaaaatgaagaggttGAAAATATAGGCGAAGGAAAATGAGGTGGAAAAAATAGTCATTTGGAAAGGTCTGAAAAACGAAGGTGAAGAAATTAAGAGATcgactatttttttgtttgaaaggAGTGGAAAAGTGAAGGTGAAAAACTGTAGATGTGAAAAAAAGACGTTAttgttcattaaaagaaaaattgaaaaaatggaaatatcacattaaaaaaaaaaaaagattgtgtGGCAAATATGAGCAAATTATTAACTATTCTCCtctgaccaaaaacaaaaaatgtggCAGTAGGAGTGTATTTCTCGGCCTAGTCCAAACTTTCGAGTTTGGAATTTCCGAAccccgaaaaaaaaataataataataaaaaataaccgAACCTGAAATGGATTATCTAGCCCGTCCATTATTATTTTGGTCTTTTGGAATTAGGACTGAGCTAGGGTTGAAAGGGTTGGAAGGTAgccaacttaaaaaaaaaaaaaatgctagaaATTTGTTCACCTGTGtagtatcttttatttttaaaatttgttaataattttccctattttcaatagtgcaataaattaattttttcacccgtaaaatttcatttttctcatttatgattaaagaaataagtgaattactacaaatataaatcaataaagtatgaaaatagaaaaatcgtGCGTGCAAGGCCATTTTGGGCTACATAGCACGAAGCCAGAAAGCCTGGCCTACCTGAAATATACATAATAAAGGTCGACAATCCGTTCTGGTCTAATCGGGTTAAAAATTTTCGTGCTGATTCGGGCTAGGACAATTTTGAAGactttcataattttattttcgtcCCAATAAAAATGGACCTTCATTTTCCCTGCTTCTCTCAAACCAATGAAACTCTGCCAATCCTTTCCGCATACCCTTCTTTCCTCATCTTATCCACGTCCCCAAGCACAAGCCACGGGTGGAAGAGACTGCATTCCTTCATTTTCAGTAAATTGAACCGACTTTAGATTTTGATAGTGTTTAAtcactcttttatctttttaaattcAAGGGGCTAGTGACATGTTAActtaaaaatttcttgattaaCTGTTATCTCCTAACATATATAAGCAAGTGGGATAGGTTTGCGACAAGGACAGTCATCCCAAACTCGTCCCAAACATATTACAGATTTCCCAGACCCAAGTCACTAAAATAACCCTGTACGTCCAGCTTGCCATAATatttatatgtaaataaaattcTCGTACTGGATATATAACAAGCCATTTCAAATTTGCAAATGCAaccatttattcaaaatttgtgCACTGCGGATCTTCAACTAGACAGTCTTCAGAAATGCAACACTAGATCAAAAGATATCTAAGATTAATCAagataaaaatctaaaatctactGATCCTAGAATAAGAAATCATGCTTGAAATAGTGTTCATTGCTGAAAATGTTCAATTATAAGTAATTTTGAACATATAATATACCAGACAATGCACATGTATATACCCAGTTTTGGCTCGAAAGTTCTGTAGGTCAGAATATCTActtcccactcataccatggCCGAGCAATGAATAGTAAGGTATCACGAGATATAAATTGAGTTAACACAAATAGTGATAGTCATTGTGTATCAACGTGACTAATTAAGATTATAAAGTAAATGAGGGAAGAACAAATTGATGTCAAATTGAGAAGTTCCCCACTAGGGCATAAGGAAAGCAAGATCGGGCACACTCAAATAAGTCCAAATGCATTTACGGCAAAACTGGAGCCATTAAAACGTGAATCAAAATCATACAATGTAAGTTCGAAACACACAAAATGTGCCtatcttataatgcaaacagatGTGATAAGTTCAGTGAATTGAGTAGGAGAATGCTCTCAGGTAAGCGAAATAACATAGAACCAATCAAAAGCAAATCCAAACTATCATAGGGAACCCTCAGCCTAGCATCGACATATCGGTACGTGTGCATATAATGAGCATATCAGTAATGCTGATGCAATGCATTAAACAATTCGGTTCAGTCACATATATGCCATTTACACAGAGAACTATGACACTTCCCTATAAACACATTGACAAGAATCAAAAGACGCCAAAATGAAATTAAGCAAATTCAGAAACTTCAAGTTTCGCAATAGAATGGACATGATCAGTATGGGGCTTCGGCAAATTTTACAGAACATGGGAGTCAATTCAAGCACAACTCAACTGGTTAAGTTCAGAAATAAGCATACAAGTATAGGAATCACTTTGGTTTCATATGAATTCAGTGAAAAACACATTGGGATCGATTCAATTTTATACATGAGGTTCTCGGCCAGCATTACATAATCGAACACATATGGATCTAGCTCACTTTCTTCAAAATAGGCCTATATGACCAAATTTGATCAACAATTCAGTACTGAAGGAAATTCTCCGTTCAGGAATTTTCATCAAAGATGTGATATTCAGCAGAGGAGCTTAGATGCAAAAGTAAAGCAACGATTCACATCCTGATTACCACAAAGGCAGCACAGCAAGTTCAGATAATTAATAGAGCCTCAATGGCAGCCGATTTTCACACAGGCTGGAGCTAGAGCCCTGGGCCTCTGCTTCATATCCAAATTAAGAAGAAAACAGAGCCGAGACTGATTACCAGGAAATGGAAAGTTTGAGAAATGCAGATGCTACGAGCATGCTGGACGGAAACTCCATGGATATAACAAAGTCGTATCCACCCAATGACGAGAATATGGTTACGACACGTAAAATTCATATCTACTTACGATAGAAAAAAGAGAATGGGGGTGAAATTCACTGAATTCTGGTCCTTCTTGGTCGAGGTCATTGGGCCAATCTTCTCAACGTACTTCTCTCTACATCATCTCATCTTCGAATTGGCTTTCAATCTTAATGGGTCGTACTTGTTACCAATATTGTCATGGGAAAACCTTCTTCAGACCATCTGAATTCTAAttcagagaagaaaaaaaaaaccaaaaacaaaaggaacacGATAAGCCCAACAATAAAGACTTGATCTGACTTCCTTACAGACACAATAATATACCGGTGTTCACATCATACTCACCGGACTTTCGTCAGGTTAGGCTCAGTGTAACCAGCTCAAAAATAATTAGCATGGTCAGGTTTAGTAAACACTAAATCTCCGTTGTCATGACATCTACAGTAACTGTTACGGCTGGGCAACCGCTCGCAATGTTCGATTTTGGAACATTCTAAACGTAAATTTGAGGTGTCAGCCAAACTCTCCAACGAGCGGCAATCATGAATCCACAACTTCTGTAAAGATTCCAAGTGATTTAGACCTTCTACGCTTCTTAGCTTTGGACATTCTCCTACTCTAAGGTTCCTTAGCTTTCTCAAGTTCGATAGGTTTGACATCCTTTCCATGGAACTGCAAGACACAATCGATAGGAAGCAAAGGGATCCCAATTCTTCAAGGCCCCAAATCTCGACTAACAAGGAGCATCCGAACAGATTTACCTCTTCCAGAATCTTCATGTGCGATAGATGAAGTGCTCTTGGGAAGAAATTGCACATACGCATCTCTAaatgtctcaatttttttgttttcaacagAAACGATCCGGATATCATTAAATCTCTCAATCTTTCCATTTCCATTTTTAACAGATGCGATTCCCATcgcttttttttaattgcattcTATTTTCTAGCTCCCACAAAGTGGAGCGCTCGACCTCCTCAGGGATCATATCAAGGAACTCTAACATCAAACAACTTTGTAATCGCAAGGTTGACAAGTTGCTCAAATAGCAATAATTCGTCCATGGTTTAATTGACAGATTTCCAACTTCCAACTCTCTTAAACTAGAAGACAGGAGCTTGGGCAAGAATGGCTGATTTAGGAAAAAGCTGCTAGAGCGATAAGCAGAGTCCCACTCCAGCACATACGTCCTGTTTCCGCAGAACTTGAGAGCATCTAAGGCCCACCTTAGACAACTCAAACTTGGGGGAAGCTTCGGCAACTGTTTAAGCATAGAACATGATTCTAGATTAAGTATTTGGAGATTAGAGAGGCAATGCACAGTGGTGGGtaatttatatatacatgtgaACGACAAGTCTAAGATCCTTAAACGAGACAACCTTCCAATTTCTTCAGGGATTTTGTGTCTCAAGTGGTGACATCTACTAGCGTCTaactcttcaagcttctccacCAGCCCAATCGctcttggtaatttttttatccaaattaTGTGGCTCATCCTAAGTACTATCAATTGCTTTAGATTGCCGATTAAATCAGGTAGGTGTGTCAACCTTGTTGATGACAAATCCAACTCGACTAATGATTGTAATTGCCCAATTGAATTAGGTAGGTGTTGCAAACTTGTTGATGACAAATCTAACTTGACTAATGATTTTAATTGCCTGATTGAATCAGGTAGGTGTAGCAAACTTGTTGATGACAAATCCAACTTGACTAATGATTGTAATTGCCCAATTGAATCAGGTAGGTGTCCCAAACTTGTTGATGAAAAATCCAACTTGACTAATGATTGCAATTGCCCAATTGAATCAGGTAGGTGTTCCAAACTTGTTGATAACAAATCCAACTCGACTAATGATTGTAATTGCCCAACCGAGtttggaagaaattttatgtttaaacacttaaataaattcaaCCGTCTAAGTTTCACCAACCCTCCAATCGAGCCTGGCAGCATGCAAATACTGCTATGTGATACATCAAGGGTCAACAATGACTTCAAATTACCAATCGTCTCTATGCAAATACTGTTTGAACATCAAGGGTCAACAATGACTTCAAATTACCAATCGTCACCGGAAGTTTGAATGCATTCCACGGACGAGGTATGAGAATCTCCATCAAAGCATCTAGACATCCTATTTCGTTAGGCAACTCTTCAAGAGCGTGACATCCATTCAAGTTTAAAGCAGTGAGGAGCTTTAATTTTCCAATGAAgggtcaatttcaattaaattgcaACAATCTTCAAGAATCAATCTCTCCAAGGACACCAATGTAGATAAATCAGGCGTTCTCCTTAAGTCCTTGCAATTGCTAAGATCTAGTACTTTTAGTTTAATTGCCACttgcaaaaaatatatatattaagaaacAATATGTAGGCAAAAAAAACGAGAAAGACAAGAAATGATACATGTATACAAGGAGTGAGACTCGTATCATACTCTGATTTGCTTCTAGCCAATCCATTCCTTAGATACATAGCCATGTGAAAGGtcaagaatgattaaattgatcaaatgaaaGTTTGTTGCCACAAACTCAGATGGGCACCATCTCCAAGAAAGCCATTTTAAATTGGAGAGAAGATTATTGAAGTCTCTAACAAGGAACATCTCATTCCCTTTCAAGAACCTCAGTTGTCGTAAATTAGCAACTTCATCAGGTGATATGATCTCTCTACGAGATCCTAGTGACAGTGCTTCTATCTTCTTGCTTCCCTAACGACGGAAACACCAAGAAATCACATGTGAAGGtcaaaagcaaacaatttcAAGCGCTAATAGGgatgaatttttcctttttcaagaaTAGTCTACAACAATTCATAGGAAAATAAGTTGTTATTCCCTTACTATACCTCTTTATGCTCCAGAATGCCCAGGGCTTCCTGATGATTCCACACTCGGCTACGCTTGTGAGGTTCTTTGAAATTCTCTTCACGAACAATTGCCCTTCCGAGGTCTCGcacttggtcatgcatccaaaagGTATTGtcatctttgatttttatcaaggacATGAGACAAAGGACTTCAATGGCATTATGTGGGCAGTAATCACAGTCATTCCACATGTAGCAATGATAGGTTTTATTAtcattaacaaaaaaacaagctGTATCCAAAAATACTTGCCTTTGATCATCATCTaacctttcataagttattCTCAATGTTTTTTGGACTTCTACAGGAGGAGCTTTTCCTAGCTTCTTTAGAGTGTCTACCCAAAATTCTTTGGATCTACCAAAAAGGGATCAACCTATGActtcaagagctaaaggaagctTTTTCCCAAAGTGGAGACAACTTTTTTTGAAAGGGAGACATAATCATTGGGCGGAGAGTCTCTCCTGAAGGCATGCTTACTAAAAAGCTTAAGAGCATGATGAAATTCCATTTCCTATACTTCATAAGTCAAAACATTTGCAGACTTTATAGGACCTTCACCTGTTGCTTCTCCGTCAATCATTAGGACACTTTTGTATCTAGTGGTAATAATAATCCTACTACTAGAACCAAACCAATTTATGTTTTTTGCCAAATTTTTCAGTTGCTTTTTTCATGCACATCGTCAAGaacaatgagaaatttttttattatgaagtaCCCTCTTAATCATGTTGATTCCATCATCAACTTCTTTAATTTTATCCACAAAACGAGAATCATGGAACTCGGATAACAATTGCTTTTGCAAATGTACCAGGCCATGTTGTTCTGATGACTCTCGAACATCCGAAAGGAAATTGCAGCCTTGGAACCGAGAAGACAATTGGTTGAAGATGACTTTGGCTAGTGTTGTTTTGCCGACACCGCCCATTCCATGGATTGCAAGGAATTTCACACTATCAGATTCCACATCCAAAATCTTGATTATAGCTTCTACACGATCATCAACCCCAACTAGATGCTCAGTCACATTTTTATATATGTCATTCAGCTTATCCAAAACAGCTTCAATTACCGATTGGATCAAATCTACTTGGCTGCCATAACGTAACAACCGTGTTAAGGATGACTTTTATATTGTAAAAAGCTACTGTGTCGGACAGAAAGTGAGGAGAAAGAGAATCGGGATGAGTAGGGTGTGCCACCACCGCGTCGGTGCCAGCCGCTATTGGCCACTACCCAAGATGAATAAACTAGGTTTTCACCAGCAATACCAAAATTATACTGAAtagggaagaaaaggaaatctacAGATGACAATTAGAAAAGTTGAAGACATTTACCTTTCATCTTTGTTCAAGTTCCATCCCTTTATCTTGCCCACCTCAATAAGAGCCTTTTCCCATGACTTTGCTTCACTCTTTTGGCACTTTGAAAGAGTTTTTCTATAcaaatttgttttcaacttgACATCATCTGGTTCCACATCCAAGAAAATGGGCAAAATCTCTTTGTTCCCATTCGATTTTGAGGTGCACTCAACCATGTATTTGAGCTTCTCGAAGGCACCAATGACTTGAAGCATAATTCGTGGAGAATATGGAAACGTAGATCTTGGAATTCACAATTGCTTGTAGAAGTGCACCACCAATTTTTTCACCGACATGGAGGGATTCACTGTCCTTGAAGACCTCGATCCCGGCCCTAACCATGTCATGATAAAGAAAATCGGTGAATCCATGACGGGTGTCCGCTCCTCGGAAACTTAGAAATACATCGTACGAAGGTCCGGATGATTTTTTTGAACTCGTCCCTTCCTCCATCGCAGGATCTGCAAACACCACGGATGCCAaatcctttcttcctctcaGCCAAGCTTTGCTTTGGGTGTGCTTGGATCTGAGTTTGGGCTCTTAATCTAGTAAACTCTCTGGCGTCCTGGGTACTCAGGGTAGAGAGCCGAAGAGGAAAGAACAAGGGACTTGCACCACTTAGGTTATCATCCTTATCTTTTATATCACCCTTGCGTCCTCCCGGGTAGGGTTTTGAGGAGTCTTTGTGGGTCGCGCACTCGATTGGCCCCGCAGGGCCTGGCCGAACTACGCTTTTAGCTTGAGGTTCACCATGTGGGCCGTATCATCTTTGGTTGggccttctctctttctctcgatgTCATTCCTTCCCGTAGGCCTTCCACTTTCTATACCCGACAAAATGTGTGCTAAGGcttaacaaaaag
The nucleotide sequence above comes from Eucalyptus grandis isolate ANBG69807.140 chromosome 2, ASM1654582v1, whole genome shotgun sequence. Encoded proteins:
- the LOC104428257 gene encoding disease resistance protein RPV1-like, which codes for MLQVIGAFEKLKYMVECTSKSNGNKEILPIFLDVEPDDVKLKTNLYRKTLSKCQKSEAKSWEKALIEVGKIKGWNLNKDESQVDLIQSVIEAVLDKLNDIYKNVTEHLVGVDDRVEAIIKILDVESDSVKFLAIHGMGGVGKTTLAKVIFNQLSSRFQGCNFLSDVRESSEQHGLVHLQKQLLSEFHDSRFVDKIKEVDDGINMIKRVLHNKKISHCS